One Brachybacterium aquaticum genomic region harbors:
- a CDS encoding bifunctional hydroxymethylpyrimidine kinase/phosphomethylpyrimidine kinase — MPPAIPRVLSIAGTDPTGGAGTAADLKSITAAGGYGMAAVTAVVAQNTHGVREIHLPPATMLAAQLEAVGDDVTLEAVKTGMLGTAEIIRTVQDWVARQGPDVLVVDPVMVATSGDRLLAAEAEEAMLHFCRLATVVTPNIDELAVLTGSPRAATEAEALAQAADWAERTGVAVVVKTGHLEDERVTNTWISPDGSRHAASSRRVDTESTHGTGCSLAAALATRLGAGDDPATALAWATDWLHEAITHGADLRVGSGHGPVDHSHRARRLASAGSAAPWLAADAIPARLESPTDLRVSAGASADGSARAGASGTGAADGSAKSGTADGSARSGTADGPARPVAAEMPAPSIAPVGPWTAALWEAGAPLAADIADSGFVRALVDGSLPEAQFSFYLAQDAQYLDRYSEALQALADRAGDPAEAQFWAESSSGCIEVEAELHRSWLADRPSAADLPASPVTSAYTDFLLARALTAPPAVAAAAVLPCFWLYAEVGASLPDVAADHPYAAWLETYRDPGFVAGVLGAQAAVERELEAATPEVRAEAVRAYLLACRHELEFFEQARRVDPSALGSGARLAMVAR; from the coding sequence GTGCCCCCCGCGATCCCGCGGGTGCTCTCGATCGCGGGGACCGATCCGACAGGGGGCGCCGGCACCGCCGCCGACCTCAAGTCGATCACCGCCGCGGGCGGATACGGCATGGCCGCGGTGACCGCGGTGGTCGCCCAGAACACCCACGGCGTGCGGGAGATCCACCTCCCGCCCGCGACGATGCTCGCCGCACAGCTCGAAGCGGTCGGCGATGACGTGACCCTCGAGGCCGTGAAGACGGGCATGCTCGGCACCGCCGAGATCATCCGCACCGTCCAGGACTGGGTGGCCCGGCAGGGGCCCGACGTGCTCGTGGTCGACCCGGTCATGGTCGCGACCAGCGGTGATCGTCTGCTGGCGGCCGAGGCGGAGGAGGCGATGCTGCACTTCTGCCGCCTCGCCACCGTCGTCACGCCCAACATCGACGAGCTCGCCGTGCTCACCGGCTCGCCCCGCGCCGCCACCGAGGCCGAGGCCCTCGCCCAGGCCGCCGACTGGGCCGAGCGGACCGGCGTCGCGGTCGTCGTGAAGACCGGCCACCTGGAGGACGAGCGGGTCACCAACACCTGGATCTCCCCCGACGGCTCCCGCCACGCCGCCTCCTCCCGCCGCGTAGACACCGAGAGCACCCACGGCACCGGCTGCTCGCTGGCCGCGGCGCTGGCCACCCGGCTCGGTGCGGGCGACGACCCCGCGACCGCGCTCGCCTGGGCGACCGACTGGCTGCACGAGGCGATCACCCACGGCGCCGACCTTCGCGTCGGCTCCGGGCACGGCCCGGTCGACCACTCCCATCGCGCGCGCCGGCTCGCGTCGGCCGGCTCGGCCGCGCCCTGGCTCGCGGCCGACGCGATCCCGGCCCGGCTCGAGTCGCCGACGGACCTGCGGGTCTCGGCGGGTGCGTCGGCCGACGGGTCGGCGCGGGCCGGTGCGTCGGGGACGGGCGCGGCCGACGGGTCGGCCAAATCCGGCACGGCCGACGGGTCGGCCAGGTCCGGCACGGCCGACGGGCCCGCCCGGCCCGTCGCGGCCGAGATGCCCGCGCCGTCGATCGCCCCCGTCGGCCCCTGGACCGCCGCGCTGTGGGAGGCCGGCGCCCCGCTCGCCGCCGACATCGCGGACTCCGGCTTCGTGCGCGCTCTGGTGGACGGGTCCCTGCCCGAGGCGCAGTTCTCCTTCTACCTCGCCCAGGACGCGCAGTACCTCGACCGCTACTCCGAGGCGCTGCAGGCCCTCGCCGACCGGGCAGGCGACCCCGCCGAGGCCCAGTTCTGGGCGGAGTCCTCGAGCGGCTGCATCGAGGTGGAGGCGGAGCTGCACCGCTCCTGGCTCGCGGACCGGCCCTCCGCCGCGGACCTGCCCGCCTCCCCCGTGACCAGCGCGTACACCGACTTCCTGCTGGCCCGGGCGCTGACCGCGCCGCCGGCCGTCGCGGCCGCCGCGGTGCTGCCCTGCTTCTGGCTGTACGCCGAGGTGGGGGCGTCCCTGCCGGACGTCGCCGCGGACCACCCCTACGCGGCGTGGCTGGAGACCTACCGCGATCCCGGCTTCGTCGCCGGGGTGCTCGGGGCGCAGGCCGCCGTCGAGCGGGAGCTGGAAGCGGCGACGCCGGAGGTGCGGGCCGAGGCCGTGCGCGCGTACCTCCTCGCGTGCCGTCATGAGCTGGAGTTCTTCGAGCAGGCCCGGCGGGTCGACCCGTCGGCTCTCGGCAGCGGTGCGCGCCTGGCGATGGTCGCCCGATGA
- a CDS encoding AAA family ATPase: protein MKLHHLRLTGIGPFAGTVDVDFAALGASGMFLLEGPTGSGKSTILDAIVYALYGQVAGAATSADRIRSQFAAPTEPSVVDLVFETASGLHRVRRSPEFQRPKLRGTGTTKEQAKAVMWRIGSPQALPDVIADRAGAGAGVEVVASRLDEVGREVQRAVGLTRDQFTQTVLLPQNEFARFLRAGTGERQQVLQRVFGTETYAAVEKQLEEMRKQAKRQVDAAQQTLNGALARFTEATALDGGDPAVTADQDAAAPDAAALDAADGEGPAAPAALLSSAALAEHATALRLEPLAEGADAQLAHVTARAAEAATASAAAQEREQTARTAADAATTALARIDRRRVLDQLATRLEAEKPQVTEASAAIERDQAARPVVDVLRRRDAASSAATEAIEVLTALAARTQGDHPDLVALLERPMGEGAATERPEEEPDESTPSLFALDTTGTLEGPAETSSDGAAEALAAAADEATGAAGALADLVALETALPEREQALAGRRDTLAARERELETATAQLAERPAQRTALVTERDEARTAAAGLAEAKLALAAAQEVLRAATAAAAQAAAVSTAEEKAQTSLRTARTRAEEEATLRRRRFAGIAAELATDLEDETACPVCGSLEHPHPADPSEDAVSPEQVEVAEAARQQAEKLQAADAQALALARQQLERLREQAGEHTPETARAEVETRTAAVTAATTAATRSEALEKQLTAFDAGTEKATRAREQLALTVTRERTGIDEADRALTADRSRLIEARGEDETIAARRRRHTLRARAATALREALRTRTGAEQRAAELAAEADTALATSALATAEAARAAVLPAEERSRLQKLVQTRAVDEGRLADGLAEDGIAGTVATDEAREQAETAVRSATETLAAAQSAAREAAGRAAQSAGIAQRAGAAREALAAASVQVRTVSEDAGVVVRVADLATGRSADGERVQLSTYVLMWRLDAVIEAANARLALFSGSDLELLRDTGARGAKKTGLDLLVLDRRTDQVRVPETLSGGETFFVSLALALGLADIVTGEAGGVQMETLFIDEGFGSLDPATLETVVREVRRLAENGRTIGIVSHVGDMKSQIAEQIHVRRGADSRSTLTITA, encoded by the coding sequence GTGAAGCTCCACCACCTCCGCCTCACCGGGATCGGCCCCTTCGCCGGCACCGTCGACGTCGACTTCGCCGCCCTCGGCGCGAGCGGCATGTTCCTGCTCGAGGGGCCGACGGGATCGGGCAAGTCCACGATCCTCGACGCGATCGTCTACGCCCTCTACGGGCAGGTCGCGGGCGCTGCGACGAGCGCCGACCGGATCCGCTCGCAGTTCGCCGCGCCCACCGAGCCGAGCGTCGTCGACCTCGTCTTCGAGACCGCGTCGGGCCTGCACCGCGTGCGCCGCAGCCCCGAGTTCCAACGCCCCAAGCTGCGCGGCACGGGCACCACGAAGGAGCAGGCCAAGGCCGTCATGTGGCGGATCGGCTCTCCGCAGGCGCTTCCCGACGTCATCGCCGACCGGGCCGGAGCAGGCGCCGGCGTCGAGGTGGTCGCCAGCCGTCTCGACGAGGTGGGCCGCGAGGTGCAGCGGGCCGTGGGCCTGACCCGCGACCAGTTCACTCAGACCGTCCTGCTGCCCCAGAACGAGTTCGCCCGCTTCCTGCGCGCCGGCACCGGGGAGCGCCAGCAGGTGCTCCAGCGCGTCTTCGGCACCGAGACCTACGCGGCCGTGGAGAAGCAGCTCGAGGAGATGCGCAAGCAGGCCAAGCGCCAGGTCGACGCCGCCCAGCAGACCCTGAACGGGGCGCTCGCCCGCTTCACGGAGGCCACCGCGCTCGACGGCGGCGATCCCGCTGTGACCGCTGACCAGGACGCTGCCGCACCCGACGCCGCCGCACTCGACGCCGCCGACGGCGAGGGCCCTGCCGCACCCGCCGCGCTCCTCTCCTCCGCCGCGCTCGCCGAGCACGCGACCGCCCTGCGCCTCGAGCCGCTCGCCGAGGGCGCGGACGCGCAGCTCGCCCACGTCACCGCCCGCGCCGCCGAGGCCGCCACCGCCTCCGCCGCGGCGCAGGAGAGGGAGCAGACGGCCCGTACCGCGGCCGACGCCGCTACCACCGCGCTTGCGCGCATCGACCGGCGCCGCGTCCTCGACCAGCTCGCCACCCGCCTCGAGGCGGAGAAGCCGCAGGTCACTGAGGCATCCGCGGCGATCGAGCGCGACCAGGCCGCCCGGCCTGTCGTCGACGTGCTGCGCCGCCGCGACGCCGCCTCGTCGGCCGCGACCGAGGCGATCGAGGTGCTCACCGCCCTCGCCGCCCGCACCCAGGGCGACCACCCCGACCTCGTGGCGCTCCTCGAGCGGCCGATGGGGGAGGGAGCGGCGACCGAGAGGCCGGAGGAGGAGCCCGACGAGAGCACCCCCTCCCTCTTCGCCCTCGACACGACCGGGACCCTCGAGGGACCTGCGGAGACGTCGTCGGACGGTGCCGCGGAGGCACTCGCGGCCGCGGCCGACGAGGCGACCGGCGCCGCGGGCGCCCTGGCCGACCTCGTCGCCCTCGAGACCGCCCTGCCCGAGCGGGAGCAGGCCCTCGCCGGCCGGCGCGACACCCTCGCCGCGCGTGAGAGGGAGCTCGAGACCGCGACCGCGCAGCTCGCCGAGCGTCCCGCGCAGCGCACGGCCCTGGTCACCGAGCGCGATGAGGCGCGCACCGCCGCCGCGGGCCTCGCCGAGGCGAAGCTCGCCCTCGCCGCCGCACAGGAGGTGCTGAGGGCCGCGACCGCTGCAGCCGCCCAGGCCGCCGCGGTGTCGACGGCGGAGGAGAAGGCGCAGACGTCCCTGCGCACCGCCCGCACCCGCGCCGAGGAGGAGGCGACGCTGCGCCGCCGCCGCTTCGCCGGGATCGCCGCCGAGCTCGCCACCGATCTCGAGGACGAGACCGCCTGCCCCGTCTGCGGCTCCCTCGAGCACCCCCACCCGGCGGACCCGTCCGAGGACGCCGTCAGCCCCGAGCAGGTCGAGGTCGCTGAGGCCGCTCGCCAGCAGGCCGAGAAGCTCCAGGCCGCCGACGCGCAGGCCCTCGCCCTCGCCCGCCAGCAGCTCGAGCGACTGCGCGAGCAGGCCGGCGAGCACACCCCCGAGACCGCGCGCGCCGAGGTCGAGACCCGCACCGCCGCCGTCACCGCGGCGACCACTGCGGCGACCCGCTCCGAGGCGCTCGAGAAGCAGCTCACCGCCTTCGACGCCGGGACCGAGAAGGCCACCCGTGCGAGGGAACAGCTCGCCCTCACCGTCACCCGCGAGCGCACCGGCATCGACGAGGCAGACCGCGCCCTCACCGCCGACCGTTCGCGGCTCATCGAGGCCCGCGGCGAGGACGAGACCATCGCCGCCCGTCGGCGCCGCCACACCCTCCGCGCCCGCGCCGCCACCGCGCTGCGCGAGGCACTTCGCACCCGGACAGGGGCCGAGCAGCGCGCCGCCGAGCTCGCCGCCGAGGCGGACACCGCGCTCGCCACCAGCGCACTCGCCACCGCCGAGGCCGCCCGCGCCGCCGTGCTCCCGGCCGAGGAGCGCAGCCGCCTGCAGAAGCTCGTCCAGACCCGCGCCGTGGACGAGGGGCGCCTCGCTGACGGCCTCGCCGAGGACGGCATCGCGGGGACCGTCGCCACCGACGAGGCGCGTGAGCAGGCCGAGACGGCGGTCAGGTCCGCGACCGAGACCCTCGCCGCGGCGCAGTCCGCCGCCCGCGAGGCCGCAGGGCGGGCCGCGCAGAGCGCCGGTATCGCCCAGCGTGCCGGCGCCGCCCGGGAGGCCCTCGCCGCAGCGTCCGTGCAGGTCCGCACCGTCAGCGAGGACGCCGGCGTCGTGGTGCGCGTGGCCGACCTCGCCACCGGCCGCTCGGCCGACGGGGAGCGGGTGCAGCTGTCCACCTACGTGCTCATGTGGCGGCTCGACGCGGTCATCGAGGCGGCGAATGCGCGCCTCGCCCTCTTCTCCGGCTCCGACCTCGAGCTGCTGCGCGACACCGGCGCCCGCGGTGCGAAGAAGACAGGCCTGGACCTGCTGGTCCTGGACCGTCGCACCGACCAGGTGCGCGTGCCCGAGACCCTCTCCGGCGGCGAGACCTTCTTCGTCTCGCTCGCCCTCGCCCTGGGCCTGGCGGACATCGTCACCGGCGAGGCCGGGGGAGTGCAGATGGAGACCCTCTTCATCGACGAGGGCTTCGGGTCCCTGGATCCCGCGACGCTCGAGACCGTGGTGCGGGAGGTCCGACGCCTCGCCGAGAACGGGCGCACCATCGGAATCGTCAGCCACGTCGGCGACATGAAGTCCCAGATCGCCGAGCAGATCCACGTGCGCCGCGGCGCCGACAGCCGCTCCACCCTCACCATCACCGCCTGA
- a CDS encoding exonuclease SbcCD subunit D: MKILHTSDWHLGRTLHKVDLHEHQAAFLDWLVDLVRDEQVDVVVVPGDVYDRAVPAVSSVTLLDRALARLADTGATVVLTSGNHDSPERLGFGRSLMRAGIHLLTDVPGIEHPVSVADEHGEVMFFGLPYLEPDRARTELAGEGEEPLARSHEAVTRAALDRVREKAAAHPGARTVVLAHTFVTGGEASDSERDLSVGGVDSVPAGVLAGIDYLALGHLHGCQDLTGLVGAPAWYSGSPLAFSFSEKNHRKSVLLVELGAPTADGGRAEASVQRIPTPVPRRLTELRGTLEEILARRDEHAGDWLKAVVTDPARPAHLQEQLREAYPHLLLTEYAPEGREAREGTPVVRREQNPLEVMDEFLAHVTGGTPTPAEHDVLDRAYTAVRRQQEAS, encoded by the coding sequence ATGAAGATCCTGCACACCTCGGACTGGCATCTGGGGCGCACCCTGCACAAGGTCGACCTCCACGAGCACCAGGCCGCGTTCCTCGACTGGCTGGTGGACCTGGTGCGGGACGAGCAGGTCGACGTGGTCGTGGTCCCCGGGGACGTGTACGACCGGGCGGTGCCCGCCGTCTCGAGCGTGACCTTGCTGGACCGGGCCCTCGCGCGCCTCGCGGACACGGGCGCGACCGTGGTGCTGACCAGCGGGAACCATGACTCCCCGGAGCGGCTCGGCTTCGGCCGCTCCCTCATGCGCGCGGGCATCCACCTGCTCACCGACGTGCCCGGCATCGAGCATCCCGTCTCCGTCGCCGACGAGCACGGCGAGGTGATGTTCTTCGGCCTGCCCTATCTCGAGCCGGATCGTGCGCGCACGGAGCTGGCCGGGGAGGGGGAGGAGCCGCTGGCCCGCAGCCACGAGGCCGTCACCCGCGCGGCGCTGGACCGGGTGCGCGAGAAGGCCGCCGCCCATCCCGGCGCCCGCACCGTCGTGCTCGCCCACACCTTCGTCACCGGCGGCGAGGCGTCCGACTCCGAGCGGGATCTCTCCGTCGGCGGCGTCGACTCCGTCCCCGCCGGGGTCCTCGCCGGCATCGATTACCTCGCCCTCGGCCACCTCCACGGCTGCCAGGACCTCACCGGCCTCGTCGGCGCGCCGGCCTGGTACTCCGGCTCGCCGCTCGCGTTCTCCTTCTCCGAGAAGAACCACCGCAAGTCGGTGCTGCTGGTTGAGCTGGGAGCGCCCACGGCCGACGGGGGCCGGGCCGAGGCGTCGGTGCAGCGCATCCCCACCCCGGTGCCGCGCCGCCTCACCGAGCTGCGCGGCACCCTCGAGGAGATCCTCGCCCGCCGCGACGAGCACGCCGGGGACTGGCTGAAGGCCGTGGTCACCGACCCCGCCCGCCCCGCCCACCTGCAGGAGCAGCTGCGCGAGGCCTACCCGCACCTGCTGCTCACCGAGTACGCGCCCGAGGGGCGGGAGGCCCGTGAGGGCACGCCCGTGGTGCGGCGCGAGCAGAACCCGCTGGAGGTGATGGACGAGTTCCTCGCCCACGTCACCGGCGGCACCCCCACCCCCGCCGAGCACGACGTGCTCGACCGCGCCTACACCGCCGTGCGCCGGCAGCAGGAGGCCTCGTGA
- a CDS encoding VanZ family protein: MTELARLALVGIVGGIAVFVPVAPVAALLQRRRFGRVRPTRLAAIAAICIYTMALAGLTIAPAYEIAATCRSRVGGELRAEPFAAVARILEVRAGGASLLEVATSWPMMQLLANIALFVPLGMILRGVFRLDTTTTLAIGLMLSVLIEVTQYTGAWGLYPCGVRIADIDDVFTNAAGAWIGALCAPLLTRLGVPLFGREERHWPESLGGTGAGGGAGGDGGAGDGGAADGRTLDDHDALFGEIGAQQERGRRRADRRRAGRHRD, encoded by the coding sequence ATGACCGAACTGGCGAGACTGGCCCTGGTGGGCATCGTGGGCGGCATCGCCGTCTTCGTGCCCGTCGCGCCGGTCGCCGCGCTCCTGCAGCGCCGCCGCTTCGGCAGGGTGCGGCCGACGCGCCTCGCCGCCATCGCCGCGATCTGCATCTACACCATGGCCCTCGCAGGCCTCACCATCGCCCCCGCCTACGAGATCGCAGCGACCTGCCGGAGCCGCGTGGGCGGCGAGCTGCGGGCCGAGCCCTTCGCGGCGGTGGCGAGGATCCTCGAGGTCCGCGCCGGCGGCGCGAGCCTGCTCGAGGTCGCGACCTCCTGGCCGATGATGCAGCTGCTCGCCAACATCGCCCTGTTCGTGCCGCTGGGGATGATCCTGCGCGGCGTGTTCCGCCTGGACACAACGACCACCCTCGCGATCGGCCTGATGCTCTCGGTGCTCATCGAGGTCACGCAGTACACCGGTGCGTGGGGGCTCTACCCCTGCGGAGTGCGGATCGCGGACATCGACGACGTGTTCACCAACGCCGCCGGCGCCTGGATCGGGGCGCTCTGCGCGCCGCTGCTGACCCGGCTCGGGGTGCCGCTGTTCGGCCGCGAGGAGCGCCACTGGCCCGAGTCTCTCGGCGGGACGGGGGCCGGCGGGGGCGCGGGGGGCGACGGGGGCGCGGGCGACGGAGGTGCGGCCGACGGTCGCACGCTCGACGACCACGACGCGCTCTTCGGCGAAATCGGCGCGCAGCAGGAGCGCGGCCGACGTCGGGCGGACCGTCGCCGCGCCGGGCGCCACAGGGACTGA
- a CDS encoding beta-ketoacyl-ACP synthase III, whose protein sequence is MITQTGAAARPFAASAAVPGSRIVGTGHHRPDRVMTNRDLEQLVETSDEWIRQRTGIEERRIADEDQDVRDLAIPAARAALADAGVDAADVTQVIVATCSNLERSPSVAGRVAQALGIPAPAAFDVGAACSGFEHALAVADMSLRTGASTTTLVIGAEKLSAVTDYTDRTTCILTADGAGAMVLTASEEPTISPVVWGTVPELADAVVIDEVDGKGPYFSQQGRQVLGWALREAPKISRRIVDAAGLTMEDIDVFVPHQANLRMIEPLAAALGLREDAVVADDIITSGNTSAATIPLAISRLREAGRIPSGATALLVGFGGGFSWAGQVVRLP, encoded by the coding sequence ATGATCACTCAGACCGGCGCCGCCGCGCGTCCCTTCGCCGCCTCGGCCGCGGTGCCTGGATCCCGCATCGTCGGCACCGGCCACCACCGGCCCGACCGTGTGATGACCAACCGCGACCTCGAGCAGCTGGTCGAGACGAGTGACGAGTGGATCCGTCAGCGCACCGGCATCGAGGAGCGCCGCATCGCCGACGAGGACCAGGACGTCCGCGATCTCGCGATCCCCGCCGCTCGCGCTGCGCTGGCCGACGCGGGCGTCGACGCCGCCGACGTCACCCAGGTGATCGTCGCGACCTGTTCGAACCTCGAGCGCTCCCCGAGCGTCGCCGGTCGTGTCGCCCAGGCTCTGGGGATCCCCGCCCCGGCCGCCTTCGACGTGGGCGCCGCCTGCTCCGGCTTCGAGCACGCCCTGGCCGTGGCCGACATGTCCCTCCGCACGGGTGCCTCGACCACCACCCTCGTCATCGGTGCGGAGAAGCTCTCCGCGGTCACCGACTACACCGATCGGACCACCTGCATCCTCACCGCCGACGGCGCAGGGGCGATGGTCCTCACCGCGAGCGAAGAGCCCACGATCTCCCCGGTGGTGTGGGGGACCGTCCCGGAGCTCGCCGACGCCGTGGTCATCGACGAGGTCGACGGCAAGGGCCCGTACTTCTCCCAGCAGGGCCGGCAGGTCCTCGGCTGGGCGCTGCGCGAGGCGCCGAAGATCTCCCGCCGGATCGTCGACGCGGCGGGGCTGACCATGGAGGACATCGACGTGTTCGTCCCGCACCAGGCGAACCTGCGCATGATCGAGCCGCTCGCCGCGGCGCTCGGGCTGCGCGAGGACGCGGTCGTCGCCGACGACATCATCACCTCCGGCAACACGTCGGCCGCGACCATCCCGCTGGCCATCTCCCGCCTGCGGGAGGCGGGCAGGATCCCGTCGGGCGCGACGGCGCTGCTGGTCGGATTCGGCGGCGGGTTCTCCTGGGCCGGCCAGGTGGTCCGCCTGCCCTGA
- a CDS encoding DUF456 domain-containing protein, with protein MVDSLTVQIIVTVLAGLAYVVGLTGIIVPVLPGTITIVIATLIWAIVLGGAPAWIAFALVLVFSAIGMATSYVLTGRRLHAAEVPMRPIYIAIACAIVGFFVIPFLGLPIGFLVGLYVAESLRLKDWKKGLDNTIIALKALGLGILIEFGMAMLSSITFAVAIIVHFVTA; from the coding sequence GTGGTCGACTCGCTCACCGTCCAGATCATCGTCACGGTCCTCGCCGGCCTCGCCTACGTCGTCGGCCTCACCGGCATCATCGTGCCCGTGCTGCCCGGCACCATCACGATCGTCATCGCCACCCTGATCTGGGCGATCGTGCTGGGCGGCGCGCCCGCGTGGATCGCCTTCGCGCTGGTGCTGGTGTTCTCCGCGATCGGCATGGCCACCAGCTACGTCCTCACCGGCCGACGCCTCCACGCGGCCGAGGTGCCGATGCGGCCGATCTACATCGCGATCGCCTGCGCCATCGTCGGCTTCTTCGTCATCCCCTTCCTCGGCCTGCCCATCGGGTTCCTCGTGGGCCTGTACGTCGCGGAGTCGCTGCGACTGAAGGACTGGAAGAAGGGCCTGGACAACACGATCATCGCGCTGAAGGCGCTGGGCCTGGGGATCCTGATCGAGTTCGGCATGGCCATGCTCTCCTCGATCACCTTCGCGGTCGCGATCATCGTCCACTTCGTCACCGCATGA
- a CDS encoding TetR-like C-terminal domain-containing protein encodes MPETGDLRADLGAWLAERARTILAPGGRSVARALATASAAGPDQRELFDEVLTRPAGAVVVARLERASADGEEVPAVPPEVTADLITGYLTLATLGAAPLDEVRLRQVLDAVLPPAAE; translated from the coding sequence GTGCCGGAGACCGGTGACCTGCGCGCCGATCTCGGTGCCTGGCTCGCAGAGCGGGCGCGCACGATCCTCGCGCCGGGCGGTCGGTCGGTGGCCCGCGCGCTCGCGACCGCGTCAGCCGCGGGGCCGGATCAGCGCGAGCTGTTCGACGAGGTGCTCACCCGCCCGGCCGGAGCGGTGGTCGTCGCCCGGCTGGAGCGCGCATCGGCCGACGGGGAGGAGGTGCCCGCGGTGCCGCCGGAGGTGACGGCGGACCTGATCACCGGCTACCTCACCCTCGCGACCCTCGGCGCGGCACCGCTGGACGAGGTGCGGCTGCGCCAGGTGCTCGACGCGGTGCTGCCGCCCGCGGCGGAGTAG